The sequence CCCACGGCACGCGAGGCGGTGCAGGGAGCTGACGTGGTCATTCTGGCGGTGAAGCCCTATCAGGCGGAAGCCGTGCTGCGGGATGTGGCCCCGGTCCTGCCGCAGAACAGCGTCGTGGTTTCCGTGGCGGCCGGCCTGTCTCTGGAACGCCTGCGCCAGGCCCTGGCAGACCGCTGCCCCGTGGTGCGCTGCATGCCCAATACTCCCGCCGTGGTGGGGCAGGGCATATTTGCCCTCTGCTTTGATCATCCTGCCCTGCAGGAGAGCCAGAAAGAGGCCGTGCGCCGGCTCTTTGCCAGCCTGGGCATGGTGCTGGACCTGCCGGAAAGCAAGTTCACGGCCTTTTCCGCCCTGGTGGGGGCTGGCCCGGCCTATGTCTTCCAGATGATGCAGGGACTGGTGCAGGCGGGCGTCACCCAGGGATTTCCCCGCGCCCAGGCCCGCGACCTGGTAACGGCCCTGTTTGCGGGCTGTGCCTGCATGGCTGCCCGGCAGGATACGCCGCTCATGGAATTGCGTGATCAGGTCTGCTCCCCGGCCGGGCTGACCATTGCCGGCGTCAATGTGCTGGACCGCGCCGGTCTCAGCGGCCTGCTGGTGGATGCCGTGCTGGCCGCCGAGGAACGGGGCCGCCAGATGGAGACGGAATAGCCGTCCCTTCCGCGCTGCCAGACTCGTGCTGTCCGGCTCGTGCCGCCGGTTTTGCCGGGGGGGGGCAGCGTCCTTCCTCCCCGCGTACAGTTCCCCTGTCCGCAGACAAAAGCAAAAGGCGTCCCGCACTGCTCGCGGGACGCCTTTTTTCAACACGCTCTTCGTGAACGCTTTGTGGCGCGCCTTATCTGTCCACACGCACATCCAGCTGCTTGTGGTCCTTGGACAGGGTATAGCGCACCCGGGCCGGGCCGTTCATGTCAATGACCACACGGGTACGATTGTCCATCTTGCCCAGGCGCACATTGGTGACCAGCGGATTCTTGGGCACGCCAGGCGCCTTGATCTTCCAGTCGCCCACCAGGTCCACCACCACACGATCCGGTTCCTTGAGCGCAAACGGTTCCTTGAAGGAAATGGGCGAGGACCCC is a genomic window of uncultured Desulfovibrio sp. containing:
- the proC gene encoding pyrroline-5-carboxylate reductase, coding for MTTTTIACIGCGNMGGAMLGGWLHQAQEKGYVLRGMTRTPSRAAALVERGLQLLPTAREAVQGADVVILAVKPYQAEAVLRDVAPVLPQNSVVVSVAAGLSLERLRQALADRCPVVRCMPNTPAVVGQGIFALCFDHPALQESQKEAVRRLFASLGMVLDLPESKFTAFSALVGAGPAYVFQMMQGLVQAGVTQGFPRAQARDLVTALFAGCACMAARQDTPLMELRDQVCSPAGLTIAGVNVLDRAGLSGLLVDAVLAAEERGRQMETE